One Mya arenaria isolate MELC-2E11 chromosome 7, ASM2691426v1 genomic window carries:
- the LOC128241600 gene encoding macrophage-expressed gene 1 protein-like isoform X1: MYGSSLCWLLLLLPSSLAYSLPAGHPHTCITELGLKDIYLLETLPGQGWDNLQNEDRNMVIDHQYNECRTTADQKFLIPDSLAVYPTKTSQLHTFSEVMEHWDNFTSSTASSINAEVGLKIPGIVKISGKFSSEYAKIKKKQFFGKTISLRSQARYSKYKTKIESVNTLTDSFKKRVNKIGQHLLHNRTDLATYESQILVREYGTHVVTGVELGAMIVQVDYLDSTFLMLSSVDKQEIINGAEAKFNIITTGKIGIETSTTDMEESIKAYNNYVQAGDILALGGIEYTSTEGFKTGWIESINNNQVPIDKEGDPIYHFINEYTLPDMPSTAVFQTYDANVDDGTCRAPTESFVFGGVFQHCTMLAMRDGCEGEHLCDSATTRNPLTGDFSCEETYEPILLTKGSLFGSCVVTKESRCGILWHKTCYEKETYSTYASYSAYWCAAKNSTNPKSGMLFGGTFTPQYENPITRAISCPEPFYALKVAQLSVCVSTDFEFGSKSSVPFAGFRSCSSENPYTADERYCPTSYSQHLAAVVDECQIDVCVKIGALAITELPHIQMPPFIKRPVKASASGVQENFAFNSQTDEWESEADLLRQGSTTQATKGNNNATNRLSPCVVSIFLLLISFSLGSVNSLM; encoded by the exons ATGTATGGTTCTAGTTTATGTTGGCTGCTACTGTTGCTGCCATCCTCCTTGGCATACTCACTACCTGCTGGCCACCCGCACACATGTATCACCGAGCTTGGACtaaaagacatttatttattagaaaCATTACCTGGACAAGGATGGGATAACCTTCAAAATGAAGACAGAAATATGGTCATCGACCACCAATACAACGAGTGTCGAACAACAGCAGACCAAAAGTTTTTGATTCCTGATAGTCTTGCGGTATATCCAACAAAGACGAGTCAATTACACACATTTTCGGAGGTCATGGAACACTGGGATAATTTTACAAGTTCTACGGCTTCTTCAATCAACGCTGAAGTCGGATTAAAAATCCCAGGCATTGTCAAAATAAGCGGAAAATTTTCAAGCGAATAtgcaaaaataaagaaaaagcaATTTTTTGGAAAAACGATATCGTTAAGATCCCAA GCTAGATATtcgaaatacaaaacaaaaattgaatcGGTAAACACACTCACGGATTCGTTCAAAAAAAGGGTCAACAAAATTGGACAACATTTACTGCATAACCGAACAGACCTCGCGACATACGAAAGCCAGATACTCGTACGGGAATACGGAACACATGTGGTTACAGGGGTCGAGCTGGGAGCGATGATCGTTCAG GTAGACTATCTAGATTCGACATTTCTTATGCTTTCCTCTGTTGACAAACAAGAGATAATCAATGGAGCTGAAGCAAAGTTCAATATAATAACTACAGGAAAGATTGGAATTGAAACATCAACGACAGACATGGAAGAGAGTATTAAGGCTTACAATAATTACGTGCAAGCTGGCGACATCTTGGCCCTTGGTGGAATTGAATACAC aTCAACTGAAGGGTTCAAAACAGGTTGGATCGAATCGATAAACAACAACCAGGTGCCAATCGACAAGGAAGGGGACCCGATCTATCATTTTATAAACGAATACACCCTACCGGATATGCCATCGACCGCTGTCTTCCAAACGTACGA CGCGAATGTCGACGATGGAACTTGCAGGGCTCCCACAGAATCATTCGTATTTGGCGGAGTGTTTCAACATTGTACTATGCTTGCCATGCGTGATGGCTGCGAAGGCGAACATTTATGCGACAGTGCAACAACGAGAAATCCTTTGACCGGTGACTTTTCTTGTGAAGAGACATACGAACCAATTCTGTTGACAAAAGGCTCCTTATTTGGCTCATGTGTGGTTACAAAAGAATCCAGATGTGGAATTCTGTGGCATAAAACTtgttatgaaaaagaaacatattcaACTTATGCTTCTTACTCTGCTTACTGGTGCGCTGCGAAAAATTCTACAAACCCGAAAAGCGGTATGTTGTTTGGCGGAACATTCACACCACAATACGAAAATCCCATCACAAGGGCTATTTCTTGCCCAGAGccattttacgcattaaaagtTGCACAGTTGTCAGTCTGTGTTAGCACTGATTTTGAATTCGGTTCCAAAAGTTCTGTTCCCTTTGCCGGTTTCCGCAGCTGTTCTTCTGAAAACCCATACACCGCCGACGAGAGATATTGCCCGACAAGTTATAGTCAGCATTTAGCGGCTGTCGTCGATGAATGTCAAATTGATGTTTGCGTTAAAATCGGGGCACTAGCTATAACCGAACTGCCGCATATTCAAATGCCGCCTTTCATTAAGAGACCAGTGAAAGCTTCAGCGTCTGGCGTACAAGAAAACTTTGCTTTCAATTCACAAACAGATGAATGGGAAAGCGAGGCTGATCTGCTTCGACAAGGCTCAACAACTCAGGCAACAAAAGGAAACAACAACGCAACCAATAGATTAAGTCCATGCGTCGTTTCGATTTTCCTCTTGCTTATATCTTTTTCTTTGGGATCTGTTAACAGCTTAATGTAA
- the LOC128241600 gene encoding macrophage-expressed gene 1 protein-like isoform X2 — protein MEESIKAYNNYVQAGDILALGGIEYTSTEGFKTGWIESINNNQVPIDKEGDPIYHFINEYTLPDMPSTAVFQTYDANVDDGTCRAPTESFVFGGVFQHCTMLAMRDGCEGEHLCDSATTRNPLTGDFSCEETYEPILLTKGSLFGSCVVTKESRCGILWHKTCYEKETYSTYASYSAYWCAAKNSTNPKSGMLFGGTFTPQYENPITRAISCPEPFYALKVAQLSVCVSTDFEFGSKSSVPFAGFRSCSSENPYTADERYCPTSYSQHLAAVVDECQIDVCVKIGALAITELPHIQMPPFIKRPVKASASGVQENFAFNSQTDEWESEADLLRQGSTTQATKGNNNATNRLSPCVVSIFLLLISFSLGSVNSLM, from the exons ATGGAAGAGAGTATTAAGGCTTACAATAATTACGTGCAAGCTGGCGACATCTTGGCCCTTGGTGGAATTGAATACAC aTCAACTGAAGGGTTCAAAACAGGTTGGATCGAATCGATAAACAACAACCAGGTGCCAATCGACAAGGAAGGGGACCCGATCTATCATTTTATAAACGAATACACCCTACCGGATATGCCATCGACCGCTGTCTTCCAAACGTACGA CGCGAATGTCGACGATGGAACTTGCAGGGCTCCCACAGAATCATTCGTATTTGGCGGAGTGTTTCAACATTGTACTATGCTTGCCATGCGTGATGGCTGCGAAGGCGAACATTTATGCGACAGTGCAACAACGAGAAATCCTTTGACCGGTGACTTTTCTTGTGAAGAGACATACGAACCAATTCTGTTGACAAAAGGCTCCTTATTTGGCTCATGTGTGGTTACAAAAGAATCCAGATGTGGAATTCTGTGGCATAAAACTtgttatgaaaaagaaacatattcaACTTATGCTTCTTACTCTGCTTACTGGTGCGCTGCGAAAAATTCTACAAACCCGAAAAGCGGTATGTTGTTTGGCGGAACATTCACACCACAATACGAAAATCCCATCACAAGGGCTATTTCTTGCCCAGAGccattttacgcattaaaagtTGCACAGTTGTCAGTCTGTGTTAGCACTGATTTTGAATTCGGTTCCAAAAGTTCTGTTCCCTTTGCCGGTTTCCGCAGCTGTTCTTCTGAAAACCCATACACCGCCGACGAGAGATATTGCCCGACAAGTTATAGTCAGCATTTAGCGGCTGTCGTCGATGAATGTCAAATTGATGTTTGCGTTAAAATCGGGGCACTAGCTATAACCGAACTGCCGCATATTCAAATGCCGCCTTTCATTAAGAGACCAGTGAAAGCTTCAGCGTCTGGCGTACAAGAAAACTTTGCTTTCAATTCACAAACAGATGAATGGGAAAGCGAGGCTGATCTGCTTCGACAAGGCTCAACAACTCAGGCAACAAAAGGAAACAACAACGCAACCAATAGATTAAGTCCATGCGTCGTTTCGATTTTCCTCTTGCTTATATCTTTTTCTTTGGGATCTGTTAACAGCTTAATGTAA
- the LOC128241600 gene encoding macrophage-expressed gene 1 protein-like isoform X3, with the protein MYGSSLCWLLLLLPSSLAYSLPAGHPHTCITELGLKDIYLLETLPGQGWDNLQNEDRNMVIDHQYNECRTTADQKFLIPDSLAVYPTKTSQLHTFSEVMEHWDNFTSSTASSINAEVGLKIPGIVKISGKFSSEYAKIKKKQFFGKTISLRSQARYSKYKTKIESVNTLTDSFKKRVNKIGQHLLHNRTDLATYESQILVREYGTHVVTGVELGAMIVQVDYLDSTFLMLSSVDKQEIINGAEAKFNIITTGKIGIETSTTDMEESIKAYNNYVQAGDILALGGIEYTSTEGFKTGWIESINNNQVPIDKEGDPIYHFINEYTLPDMPSTAVFQTYEF; encoded by the exons ATGTATGGTTCTAGTTTATGTTGGCTGCTACTGTTGCTGCCATCCTCCTTGGCATACTCACTACCTGCTGGCCACCCGCACACATGTATCACCGAGCTTGGACtaaaagacatttatttattagaaaCATTACCTGGACAAGGATGGGATAACCTTCAAAATGAAGACAGAAATATGGTCATCGACCACCAATACAACGAGTGTCGAACAACAGCAGACCAAAAGTTTTTGATTCCTGATAGTCTTGCGGTATATCCAACAAAGACGAGTCAATTACACACATTTTCGGAGGTCATGGAACACTGGGATAATTTTACAAGTTCTACGGCTTCTTCAATCAACGCTGAAGTCGGATTAAAAATCCCAGGCATTGTCAAAATAAGCGGAAAATTTTCAAGCGAATAtgcaaaaataaagaaaaagcaATTTTTTGGAAAAACGATATCGTTAAGATCCCAA GCTAGATATtcgaaatacaaaacaaaaattgaatcGGTAAACACACTCACGGATTCGTTCAAAAAAAGGGTCAACAAAATTGGACAACATTTACTGCATAACCGAACAGACCTCGCGACATACGAAAGCCAGATACTCGTACGGGAATACGGAACACATGTGGTTACAGGGGTCGAGCTGGGAGCGATGATCGTTCAG GTAGACTATCTAGATTCGACATTTCTTATGCTTTCCTCTGTTGACAAACAAGAGATAATCAATGGAGCTGAAGCAAAGTTCAATATAATAACTACAGGAAAGATTGGAATTGAAACATCAACGACAGACATGGAAGAGAGTATTAAGGCTTACAATAATTACGTGCAAGCTGGCGACATCTTGGCCCTTGGTGGAATTGAATACAC aTCAACTGAAGGGTTCAAAACAGGTTGGATCGAATCGATAAACAACAACCAGGTGCCAATCGACAAGGAAGGGGACCCGATCTATCATTTTATAAACGAATACACCCTACCGGATATGCCATCGACCGCTGTCTTCCAAACGTACGA GTTTTGA